From a single Paenibacillus sp. FSL R5-0345 genomic region:
- a CDS encoding cytosine permease, with product MRKDGAPQSWFTLGMVWAGAVISIPGLLVGNTLISGMSLPMTLLIAFLGYAIIVVLMILQGIQSTDLGKTTVQVAAQVFGKKGSRTILSIILAIACLGWFGIQANVCGAALANLLAEYGVIVPVPLASLISGLVMVVSAMYGMKVLRVLSYIAVPLLIVICIYGLVQVFTMDSVQNIWSYQPEKHMNFMDGLAVTIGSFALGAVIAGDYSQFSRKRSDVLKAALIGIVPSGVLMISVGAILSIAYQTSDIAAVFINITTPFIGGTVLILAAWKTNMVNAISGGFALTNVLHISKEKEKWAVGIAGLIGTVLAVIGILNYFTPVMSILSAMVPPVAGVMIASYWIMNKGDKNRWKETEGVNPLGVFSWLVGSIIACMPVVLSFFPSLPQLSNQPLLGIVISFVLYIVCYRFTASKTVILEGNK from the coding sequence ATGAGAAAGGACGGAGCACCTCAGTCTTGGTTCACTCTGGGGATGGTATGGGCCGGAGCGGTGATCAGTATACCTGGCCTCCTGGTTGGGAATACGTTGATATCTGGTATGAGCTTACCTATGACATTATTGATCGCATTTTTAGGGTACGCCATTATCGTTGTCCTTATGATACTTCAGGGGATTCAGAGTACGGATCTTGGGAAAACAACCGTTCAAGTCGCAGCCCAAGTCTTTGGCAAAAAAGGCTCGCGAACGATTTTATCCATTATTCTCGCTATTGCTTGCCTCGGTTGGTTCGGGATTCAGGCTAATGTATGCGGGGCGGCACTGGCGAACCTGCTGGCGGAGTATGGAGTGATAGTCCCAGTTCCCCTTGCTTCTTTAATTAGCGGTTTGGTTATGGTGGTCTCAGCAATGTACGGAATGAAAGTGCTGAGAGTACTTAGTTATATTGCAGTACCTTTATTAATCGTGATTTGCATATATGGTTTAGTTCAAGTGTTCACTATGGATTCCGTGCAGAACATTTGGAGCTACCAGCCTGAGAAGCATATGAATTTCATGGATGGCTTAGCTGTAACAATAGGCTCATTTGCCTTAGGGGCTGTCATTGCAGGCGACTACTCTCAGTTCTCAAGAAAACGTTCTGACGTATTAAAGGCAGCATTAATCGGAATCGTTCCTTCTGGCGTACTGATGATTAGTGTGGGTGCTATTTTATCGATTGCTTACCAGACTAGCGATATTGCGGCCGTCTTTATAAATATTACAACGCCTTTTATCGGGGGTACTGTTTTGATTCTGGCTGCTTGGAAAACGAATATGGTCAACGCAATCTCGGGTGGATTTGCGCTTACCAATGTATTGCATATTTCCAAAGAAAAAGAGAAATGGGCAGTAGGGATTGCTGGACTCATCGGGACTGTACTCGCTGTGATCGGTATCTTGAATTATTTCACGCCAGTGATGTCGATCTTGTCAGCTATGGTTCCGCCGGTAGCAGGGGTAATGATTGCATCCTATTGGATCATGAATAAAGGCGATAAGAACCGTTGGAAGGAAACAGAGGGCGTTAATCCTCTAGGGGTATTTTCTTGGCTGGTCGGATCCATTATTGCTTGTATGCCCGTTGTGCTGTCCTTTTTCCCAAGCTTACCTCAATTATCAAATCAGCCATTACTCGGTATCGTCATTTCATTTGTCTTATATATTGTCTGCTACCGATTTACTGCCTCAAAAACTGTCATATTGGAGGGAAATAAATGA
- a CDS encoding DUF917 domain-containing protein, producing MRYLDEQSIEHIAVGAAFLGTGGGGDPYIGKLMALSAIEKYGPVRLYSVDEIEDEDFFIPSAMMGAPSVLVEKFPKGDEFVKVFQMLAKYLGRDKITGTFPMEAGGVNSMIPIVVAAQLNLPLIDCDGMGRAFPELQMVTFNLDGISAAPLAISDEKGNIGIFETIDNKWTERLARTATVEMGASALVSLYPTTGAQIKNSGVHNIVTLSEQIGEIISSNNRDAKDKLEELLNLTSGYELFQGKITDVIRETKGGFNFGEMNLEGIEGNKEEQMKVYFQNENLLAKKNGQVVAMTPDLICLVDYETLLPVTTESLKYGKRVRVIGLPAHPKWRTEKGIETVGPRYFGYDYDYAPIEELVSKAVAKHV from the coding sequence ATGAGATATTTAGATGAACAATCAATTGAACATATTGCCGTAGGCGCTGCATTTTTAGGCACAGGTGGAGGAGGAGATCCTTACATCGGTAAACTCATGGCTCTTTCGGCTATTGAAAAGTACGGACCTGTAAGACTTTATTCTGTGGATGAAATCGAGGATGAAGACTTTTTCATTCCTTCCGCCATGATGGGTGCGCCTTCTGTATTAGTGGAGAAATTTCCGAAAGGCGATGAGTTTGTTAAGGTATTTCAGATGCTGGCCAAATATTTGGGCAGAGATAAAATTACAGGCACGTTTCCGATGGAAGCAGGCGGAGTCAATTCGATGATTCCGATCGTCGTTGCAGCACAGCTGAATTTACCGCTTATTGATTGCGACGGGATGGGTAGGGCATTTCCTGAATTGCAGATGGTGACGTTTAACCTGGATGGCATTTCGGCTGCGCCGCTCGCAATTTCGGATGAAAAAGGAAACATTGGTATTTTTGAGACGATCGATAATAAATGGACCGAACGGTTAGCCCGTACAGCTACAGTGGAGATGGGAGCTAGTGCTTTGGTAAGTCTGTATCCAACGACTGGGGCTCAAATCAAGAACAGCGGTGTCCATAACATCGTGACGCTATCTGAGCAGATCGGAGAGATCATTTCTTCCAACAACAGAGATGCAAAAGACAAGCTTGAAGAGCTTCTAAACCTGACATCCGGTTACGAGCTGTTTCAAGGGAAAATAACAGATGTCATCCGGGAAACCAAAGGCGGCTTCAATTTTGGGGAAATGAACCTAGAGGGCATTGAAGGAAATAAAGAGGAGCAGATGAAGGTATATTTTCAAAATGAGAATCTGCTTGCCAAGAAAAATGGCCAGGTTGTAGCCATGACCCCGGATTTAATATGCTTAGTCGATTATGAAACTTTATTGCCTGTTACAACAGAGAGCTTGAAATATGGAAAACGCGTACGCGTCATTGGCTTACCGGCACATCCTAAATGGAGAACGGAAAAAGGAATCGAAACGGTAGGACCGAGATACTTTGGGTATGATTACGATTATGCTCCTATTGAAGAATTGGTGAGTAAGGCGGTGGCTAAACATGTTTAG
- a CDS encoding hydantoinase/oxoprolinase N-terminal domain-containing protein: MFRIGIDVGGTNTDAIILDEQSRLIHSVKSPTTLDIKTGIETSLRNVLKEASIDKTKITHAMLGTTQCTNAIVERKKLAKVGVIRLGFPATASVLPYTAWPKDMVEKLSGNFALVHGGYEYDGKLLSELDEQEIKELLVEWRDKVESIAIIGVFSSIKNDQELKVRDLIWKEYGETYPVSCSSLIGSVGLIERENATILNAALCKVIETTSTGFENALEAEGIQGAEVYLCQNDGTLMSIEYAKQFPILTIACGPTNSIRGASYLANIKDTMVLDVGGTTSDIGVLQDGFPRESSVAVEVGDIRTNFRMPDIISVGLGGGSIVRVDNGQITVGPDSVGYKIAEEALVFGGSTLTTTDIAVRLGLADVGDKSLVSHIDEEFAKQVLSVISSIIAKAIDKMKTSSEDVQIVLVGGGGVIIPDEIPGVASIIKVENGGVANAIGASISQISGQYEQIYIYSREPREQSLRDAEEKAVKQAVMAGADPTTIKLVEVEETPLAYHPENATRLRVKVVGEMS; the protein is encoded by the coding sequence ATGTTTAGAATTGGAATAGATGTAGGTGGCACGAATACCGATGCTATTATTTTGGACGAGCAAAGCCGATTAATTCATAGTGTTAAATCTCCAACGACACTGGATATAAAAACGGGGATTGAGACGTCACTGCGTAATGTATTGAAGGAAGCGAGCATTGATAAAACGAAAATTACACATGCGATGCTCGGGACAACGCAGTGTACTAATGCTATCGTAGAACGGAAGAAATTAGCCAAGGTCGGTGTGATTCGGTTAGGATTCCCTGCTACCGCTTCTGTTCTGCCATATACGGCTTGGCCTAAGGACATGGTAGAAAAACTATCAGGAAACTTTGCATTAGTTCATGGTGGATATGAATATGATGGTAAATTACTCAGTGAGCTCGATGAGCAGGAGATTAAAGAGCTTCTAGTCGAATGGAGAGATAAAGTAGAATCTATTGCCATCATTGGTGTTTTCTCATCCATTAAAAATGATCAGGAGCTCAAGGTTCGAGACTTAATCTGGAAAGAATACGGGGAAACTTATCCGGTTTCTTGCTCCTCCTTGATCGGATCTGTTGGCCTGATTGAACGTGAGAATGCAACCATACTGAATGCGGCTTTATGCAAAGTCATCGAGACCACTAGCACAGGTTTTGAAAATGCGTTAGAAGCAGAAGGGATTCAAGGCGCTGAAGTGTACTTATGCCAAAATGACGGTACGCTTATGTCCATTGAATATGCTAAGCAATTCCCAATTCTTACAATTGCCTGTGGACCAACGAATAGCATCCGGGGAGCTTCTTATTTAGCGAACATTAAAGATACAATGGTACTCGATGTTGGCGGCACCACATCGGATATCGGTGTCTTGCAGGATGGATTTCCAAGAGAGTCCTCTGTAGCGGTGGAAGTAGGAGATATTCGCACAAACTTTAGAATGCCGGATATCATCTCTGTAGGACTTGGCGGCGGAAGCATTGTTCGCGTAGACAATGGTCAGATTACAGTAGGGCCGGATAGCGTGGGCTATAAGATCGCAGAAGAAGCGCTCGTATTTGGTGGGAGCACCCTGACTACGACGGATATTGCGGTTCGTCTCGGGTTAGCTGACGTGGGAGACAAAAGCTTAGTAAGCCACATTGATGAAGAATTTGCCAAACAAGTCCTGTCCGTCATTTCTTCGATCATAGCGAAGGCGATTGATAAGATGAAAACTTCTTCCGAGGATGTACAGATTGTACTCGTAGGCGGGGGCGGTGTTATTATTCCAGATGAGATTCCCGGCGTAGCCAGCATTATTAAAGTAGAGAACGGTGGAGTTGCCAATGCCATCGGTGCATCAATTTCTCAAATTAGCGGACAGTATGAACAAATATATATTTATTCACGAGAGCCGCGAGAGCAGTCATTAAGAGATGCTGAGGAAAAAGCGGTGAAACAAGCGGTAATGGCAGGAGCCGATCCAACGACGATTAAATTGGTTGAGGTTGAAGAGACACCACTTGCTTATCATCCCGAAAATGCAACCCGGTTAAGAGTTAAAGTTGTAGGTGAAATGAGCTAG
- a CDS encoding MFS transporter — MKTSRQSALIFSFTFMAFILGTTEYIIVGLLSEISSSLGVTLATAGGLVSGFAIAYAIGTPIMMSLFSRVPKRTTILVSLVLILLLNLWSAITGSYSMLLVTRIVTAVLCGFVLSVAITVANEAVDPEKRGKAIATILSGFAVANVFGVPIGTFVGQFFNWPAAFVLNGVLAGIAIALNYAYIPRKLPKPVPSSLKDQIELLTNGRIILAFLIPVTAVGAVFVMYTYITPLLEQVMNIPKSSVSGVLFVYGIATIVSNWIGGKVATGNAVSKLRFVFLIQAVVYIVFSMTASISILGMIVLMMLAVMSSIVSAPAQLYLIDLAKQYSPRSKDLAASLNPVASNLGIAGGSAIGGVVAGHGGLISLPIAASILAISACVIALICYKLDQQSQATVIHREVA, encoded by the coding sequence ATGAAAACATCACGTCAGAGCGCATTGATTTTCTCGTTTACTTTTATGGCTTTTATTCTGGGTACAACGGAGTATATTATTGTTGGTTTACTCTCAGAAATATCCTCGAGCCTCGGAGTAACGCTAGCGACAGCCGGGGGCTTGGTATCTGGTTTCGCGATCGCTTATGCCATTGGCACACCGATTATGATGTCCTTGTTCAGCCGTGTTCCGAAACGAACTACGATTCTTGTGTCACTTGTATTAATTCTGTTACTGAATTTATGGAGTGCTATAACAGGAAGCTACAGTATGCTGCTGGTGACTAGAATAGTTACTGCAGTGCTATGTGGTTTTGTTCTTTCTGTAGCCATTACAGTAGCGAATGAAGCGGTTGATCCGGAGAAGAGAGGTAAAGCGATTGCTACCATTTTGAGCGGCTTCGCTGTGGCGAATGTATTTGGTGTACCGATCGGCACTTTTGTAGGGCAGTTCTTCAACTGGCCAGCAGCATTTGTTCTGAATGGGGTATTAGCCGGAATTGCTATAGCGCTAAATTATGCTTATATTCCACGCAAACTACCGAAGCCTGTGCCCAGCTCACTCAAGGATCAGATCGAACTGCTCACGAATGGGCGTATTATTCTCGCCTTTCTCATTCCGGTTACGGCAGTAGGAGCGGTATTTGTGATGTACACTTACATTACACCATTGCTGGAGCAAGTGATGAATATTCCTAAGAGCTCGGTAAGTGGCGTACTGTTTGTTTACGGAATTGCCACGATTGTCAGCAACTGGATCGGGGGCAAGGTTGCGACTGGAAATGCGGTAAGTAAGCTTAGATTCGTATTTCTTATCCAAGCTGTGGTCTATATAGTCTTTAGTATGACCGCATCAATCTCGATTCTAGGAATGATCGTACTAATGATGCTAGCCGTAATGTCGAGTATTGTGAGCGCACCGGCCCAGCTCTATTTGATAGATTTGGCCAAGCAGTACTCACCACGCTCGAAGGATCTTGCTGCATCGTTGAATCCAGTAGCGTCTAACCTGGGAATCGCAGGCGGATCTGCGATTGGTGGAGTGGTTGCCGGGCATGGAGGGTTAATTTCCCTTCCTATAGCTGCTTCTATCCTGGCGATATCGGCATGTGTGATTGCGTTGATATGCTATAAGTTGGATCAGCAAAGCCAGGCAACGGTTATTCATCGTGAGGTAGCCTAG
- a CDS encoding AraC family transcriptional regulator, whose product MGNVRYSLPGKGRGEIPAKLIYVSSSIYEGDWYSMRHSHNFSELFYVRSGRGNFIVEDEIYPVKQDDLVIVNPNVEHTELSVSSDPLEYVVLAVEGMSFDFGDRSASRNHEIINYRNQRDELSFYFNAMLRETENKDANYEAICQNLLEVVVTILMRNSGHPFSVVATQKANKVCSRIKRYIDSNYSEEISLDYLAEKAHFSKYYLVHTFAKYYGMSPINYLIEVRLRASKELLETTDLSISQIAESTGFSSQSYFSQSFRRSCNLTPRDYRLQTKRRVQ is encoded by the coding sequence TTGGGAAATGTACGTTATTCGTTACCTGGTAAAGGACGTGGAGAAATTCCCGCCAAGTTAATCTATGTCAGTTCCTCTATTTATGAAGGTGATTGGTACAGCATGCGTCATTCTCATAATTTTTCCGAGCTTTTTTATGTCCGAAGCGGGCGGGGAAACTTCATTGTAGAGGATGAAATCTATCCAGTGAAGCAAGACGATCTAGTTATTGTGAACCCGAATGTCGAGCATACCGAGCTATCGGTTAGTAGTGATCCACTTGAATATGTCGTGCTTGCGGTTGAGGGGATGAGCTTTGACTTTGGCGATCGAAGTGCTAGCCGAAATCATGAGATCATCAATTATCGTAATCAGAGGGATGAGCTATCCTTCTATTTCAACGCTATGCTTCGGGAAACGGAAAATAAAGATGCAAACTATGAGGCCATTTGTCAAAACTTACTAGAGGTTGTAGTCACTATATTAATGAGAAACTCTGGCCATCCATTTTCCGTAGTGGCTACTCAAAAGGCTAACAAGGTATGTAGCAGGATCAAACGTTATATTGACTCTAACTATTCAGAGGAGATTTCACTTGACTATCTGGCAGAAAAAGCACATTTCAGCAAGTATTATCTGGTGCATACCTTTGCAAAATATTATGGAATGTCACCCATCAATTATTTAATTGAGGTCAGGCTTCGTGCCAGTAAGGAGTTACTAGAAACCACGGATCTCTCCATCTCTCAAATTGCGGAATCTACTGGTTTTTCTTCCCAAAGCTATTTCTCACAAAGCTTCCGCCGAAGCTGTAATCTAACTCCACGCGATTACCGGCTTCAGACCAAGCGACGAGTTCAATGA
- a CDS encoding carbohydrate ABC transporter substrate-binding protein gives MRKVLSLALTAALSLSLAACGGNTESNSSSTSPDATNTSKNSNSTAETRTLKLAALETAYGSDVWKEIISGFEKANPGVKVESTIDKSLEDVIGPGMKSGDFPDVIHLAVGQPKGLTETFIKDNNLTDLTDVLSMTVPGESVTVKDKLIPGFTDTTITNPYGDGKTFLMPMFYSPTGLFYNADLLEKKGWAVPTTWDEMWELGDKAKADGIALFSYPTTGYFDSFFYALLNEVGGPDFFTKATHYTEGIWQTPEATQAFDIINKLASYTEKTVPANGNKDNFTKNQQLILDNKAIFMPNGTWVVGEMGQAPRAEGFKWGFTALPAVKAGGDRYSYTFFEQIWVPAKAKNADLAKQFIAYLYSDEAAGIFAKVGAVQPINDMAGKLEGDNKLFYSIYDGGAKAAMGAFATTDPVEGVSISDTVFGTVDSLVTKAKTQAQWVEAITKASDQLRGALK, from the coding sequence ATGAGAAAAGTTCTTAGCCTTGCACTTACAGCTGCACTGTCTCTAAGTCTTGCGGCCTGTGGTGGTAATACTGAAAGTAATTCTAGTTCCACATCTCCAGATGCCACCAACACATCGAAGAATTCTAATTCGACTGCCGAAACTCGTACTCTTAAGCTAGCCGCTTTAGAAACCGCTTACGGATCTGATGTATGGAAAGAGATTATATCTGGATTTGAAAAAGCTAACCCTGGAGTAAAGGTTGAATCAACCATCGACAAAAGTCTTGAAGATGTTATCGGACCGGGTATGAAATCAGGGGATTTTCCTGACGTCATCCATCTTGCCGTAGGTCAGCCTAAGGGTTTGACAGAAACCTTCATTAAAGACAATAACCTCACTGATCTCACAGACGTGCTTTCAATGACAGTCCCAGGTGAAAGCGTTACTGTTAAGGACAAGCTCATTCCTGGGTTTACGGATACAACCATTACGAACCCTTACGGTGATGGGAAAACCTTCCTGATGCCGATGTTCTATAGCCCAACAGGTCTGTTCTACAATGCTGACTTACTTGAGAAGAAAGGCTGGGCGGTCCCTACGACTTGGGATGAAATGTGGGAATTAGGAGACAAAGCTAAGGCTGATGGAATTGCATTGTTCTCCTATCCAACGACCGGTTATTTCGATTCATTCTTCTATGCTTTGCTTAACGAAGTTGGGGGTCCTGATTTCTTCACCAAAGCGACGCATTACACAGAAGGAATATGGCAAACACCAGAAGCAACACAAGCATTTGATATTATTAATAAGTTAGCTTCCTATACTGAAAAAACAGTTCCGGCGAATGGAAATAAAGACAACTTCACTAAGAATCAACAGCTTATTCTTGATAACAAAGCTATCTTCATGCCAAACGGTACATGGGTTGTTGGTGAAATGGGTCAAGCACCTCGTGCTGAAGGATTTAAATGGGGATTCACTGCTCTACCAGCTGTAAAAGCTGGTGGTGATAGATACTCCTACACCTTCTTTGAACAAATCTGGGTTCCTGCGAAAGCTAAAAATGCAGATCTTGCAAAACAATTTATTGCTTATCTTTATTCAGATGAAGCAGCAGGCATTTTTGCTAAAGTAGGTGCAGTCCAACCTATTAACGATATGGCAGGCAAATTGGAAGGTGACAATAAACTCTTCTATAGCATCTATGATGGTGGTGCAAAGGCAGCTATGGGGGCATTTGCTACAACAGATCCGGTTGAAGGGGTAAGTATTTCGGATACCGTATTTGGTACCGTGGATTCCCTTGTGACTAAGGCTAAGACACAAGCACAGTGGGTTGAAGCGATTACGAAAGCAAGCGATCAGTTACGTGGAGCGTTGAAATAA
- a CDS encoding carbohydrate ABC transporter permease has protein sequence MEIKKGQGRFIFFCVAPAIILFVVFLIIPTINVFRMSTYKWGGYTDDKTFVGLQNFEKLFQSDKFYQAFQNSLLLIILVTIITFAFALVFASMLSRENLKGQNVLRVIFYIPNILSVVVISAIFSAIYDPNSGLLNAFLNLFRGATSDPTLWLGDQKIVIFSLAGAMIWQAIGYYMVMYMASMANIPESLYESADLEGASRIHQFFTITIPLIWTNIRTTLTFFVISTINMSFLFVVAMTGGGPDGSTEVFLSYMYKEAYTNSSYGYGMAIGVIVFLFSFALAAILNAVTRREHLEY, from the coding sequence ATGGAAATCAAGAAAGGACAAGGGCGTTTTATTTTCTTCTGTGTTGCTCCCGCCATAATCCTATTCGTTGTTTTTCTAATTATACCTACAATCAATGTATTCCGTATGTCCACGTACAAATGGGGTGGATACACAGATGACAAAACCTTTGTAGGGCTGCAAAATTTCGAGAAGCTTTTTCAAAGTGATAAATTTTATCAAGCGTTTCAGAACAGTCTTCTACTGATCATTTTAGTTACGATCATTACGTTTGCTTTTGCGCTAGTGTTCGCGTCCATGCTTTCACGAGAAAATCTAAAAGGACAAAATGTATTACGAGTTATCTTCTACATCCCGAACATTCTATCTGTTGTTGTTATCAGTGCAATATTCTCTGCAATTTATGATCCAAATAGTGGGCTGCTAAATGCATTCTTAAATTTATTCCGCGGAGCAACATCAGACCCAACACTTTGGTTGGGTGATCAGAAGATCGTTATTTTCTCACTCGCAGGCGCTATGATCTGGCAGGCTATCGGTTATTACATGGTTATGTATATGGCAAGTATGGCAAATATCCCTGAAAGCTTATATGAATCCGCTGACCTTGAAGGTGCAAGTAGGATACATCAATTCTTCACTATTACGATCCCTTTAATCTGGACAAATATCCGTACAACCCTTACCTTTTTCGTCATCAGCACAATCAATATGAGCTTCCTATTTGTTGTGGCGATGACCGGAGGCGGGCCTGACGGTTCTACTGAGGTATTCTTGAGCTATATGTACAAAGAGGCGTATACCAACTCTTCGTATGGTTATGGTATGGCAATCGGTGTAATTGTGTTCCTGTTCTCATTCGCACTAGCTGCTATCCTAAACGCAGTCACTAGACGTGAACATTTGGAATATTAA
- a CDS encoding carbohydrate ABC transporter permease, with protein sequence MNNNKLTHHGAGDKLYKVLIYVVLILLAIIIIVPVAWAFMASIKQNVEFYANPWALPKGIYLQNFADAWQKAKMGSYMFNSVIVTVIAIALLLVIALPAAYVLARYKFKGSVILNLMFMAGLFINVNYIVVPIFLMLNNGDKVARNLFGQPILLNNLFILALVYAAMALPFTIYLLGGYFKSLPREFEEAASVDGASYFRTMVQVIMPMAKPSIVTVILFNFLSFWNEYIISMTLLTKPGLRTLPVGLMNLMAAQKSAVEYGQMYAGLVIVMLPTLILYMLVQKKLTQGMTMGGLKG encoded by the coding sequence TTGAATAATAATAAACTCACACATCATGGAGCCGGCGATAAGTTGTATAAGGTCCTCATCTATGTTGTGCTGATCCTACTAGCGATTATCATCATCGTCCCTGTAGCTTGGGCGTTTATGGCCTCCATCAAACAGAATGTAGAATTTTATGCTAATCCTTGGGCTCTTCCAAAAGGAATTTATCTACAGAACTTTGCGGATGCTTGGCAGAAAGCTAAGATGGGCAGTTACATGTTCAACTCCGTAATCGTAACTGTGATTGCGATCGCGCTTCTGCTGGTCATTGCCTTACCTGCTGCATATGTGCTTGCACGTTATAAATTCAAGGGAAGCGTCATCTTGAATTTGATGTTTATGGCAGGATTATTTATCAATGTGAATTATATTGTTGTTCCGATCTTCCTTATGCTCAATAACGGTGACAAGGTCGCTCGCAATTTATTTGGACAGCCGATACTCCTGAATAATTTATTCATTCTGGCACTTGTCTATGCTGCAATGGCGCTTCCGTTCACGATTTATCTATTGGGGGGCTACTTTAAATCATTACCTAGGGAATTTGAAGAAGCTGCTTCTGTAGATGGTGCAAGCTATTTCCGAACGATGGTGCAGGTTATTATGCCAATGGCTAAACCTAGCATTGTAACGGTTATCTTGTTTAATTTCCTCTCCTTCTGGAACGAATATATCATTTCGATGACTTTACTGACGAAGCCAGGACTTCGAACATTACCAGTTGGTTTAATGAATCTGATGGCTGCTCAGAAATCAGCTGTCGAATATGGACAAATGTATGCAGGTCTAGTAATAGTCATGCTGCCAACCCTTATTCTTTATATGTTAGTACAAAAGAAGCTTACCCAAGGCATGACCATGGGCGGGTTGAAAGGTTAA
- a CDS encoding DUF6903 family protein: MSNPLRNLLMLIVFIFALVLVIIGQKNIGAPGLGIMLLGLALLIGLLWFYNRKFK; encoded by the coding sequence ATGAGTAATCCGTTACGCAATTTGTTGATGCTGATTGTCTTCATCTTCGCGCTAGTACTCGTTATTATTGGGCAAAAAAATATTGGTGCACCCGGGCTCGGAATTATGCTACTGGGGCTGGCACTTCTAATAGGTCTTCTCTGGTTCTATAATCGGAAATTTAAATAA